One Sphingomonas sp. genomic region harbors:
- a CDS encoding AAA family ATPase: MRLRSISLQWFRGAAESATLELGGRSAAIYGTNGAGKSSFVDGVEVTLGGGKVGHLSHEYSGRNQEKGLLNTARPAGQQTAVTITLTDGSSETLTWQAGAPTRTKQGATAIEHWDYRRTALRQEELSGFIRATKGDKYGAVLPLLGLSHLETTAENLHKLVKAIERKGDLPALRAKLDRAADRRREVFGEQTNDQLLARLEQLRLIYATTQAVESRTKTVADVLAAIDDQIASLSADQRRAAAVGEIGGSDLAARLAKVSEAASRIAEVAEPLIKERLEVLSAANGFASAGGDLRGPIACPACGKEIDADEFREHVANERDRLSATQKMYDEHRAAVGEVCDEVARLRTVFGREDLAGWRAGLSADLAEHAAYLAALAPADLRNGCGSEDIAELQARVLPLVARAAKDGKASPPQVQTLVDHQAEGRTLQESLKAGPLRAGLNRAGALIRLVKELEAGVREEIAERARTTFESISGDVQRYWKVLQPKDVITDVRLVVPEDNDKAVEVALRFHGKAQDSPRLTLSEGQRNALGLCIFLAMAHKAADKDCPIILDDVVISFDREHRSRVAALLRQEFADRQVVLLTHDREWFFELQRTLPRTHWGFQRLLPFTTPISGINFADHGVDITAAKARAKTEPEEALGNVRRLMDVALSEVAERIGLAVPHMRGDGNDHRTAGQFLVALERAAAKSFRKKAGEAYVPNDDALAAIKKTKPELAIWANRGTHTFSGSTTEAEELIDGCEAVLGAFMCDSCGTPVGAYDSTGGKVECRCGNLQWRPG; encoded by the coding sequence ATGAGGCTGCGCTCCATCAGCCTCCAATGGTTTCGGGGAGCAGCAGAGAGTGCAACGCTCGAACTCGGCGGGCGCTCTGCGGCGATCTACGGGACCAATGGCGCGGGCAAGAGTTCTTTCGTGGACGGCGTTGAGGTCACGCTCGGCGGCGGGAAAGTCGGCCATCTCAGCCACGAGTATTCCGGCCGAAACCAAGAGAAAGGTCTGCTGAACACGGCACGCCCAGCGGGGCAGCAAACAGCTGTAACGATCACCCTGACGGACGGATCGTCTGAGACGCTTACATGGCAGGCTGGCGCTCCGACCCGGACGAAGCAAGGCGCGACGGCGATTGAGCATTGGGACTACCGCCGGACCGCACTCCGGCAGGAGGAGCTGTCGGGGTTCATCCGGGCCACGAAGGGCGACAAGTACGGTGCCGTATTGCCTCTGCTCGGGCTGTCCCATCTGGAGACGACGGCTGAGAACCTCCACAAGCTCGTGAAGGCAATCGAACGAAAGGGCGACTTGCCTGCCCTCCGTGCCAAGCTGGACCGCGCGGCCGACCGCCGGAGGGAGGTTTTTGGTGAGCAGACGAACGACCAGCTTCTTGCTCGCTTGGAGCAGCTTCGCCTCATCTACGCAACCACGCAGGCTGTGGAGTCTCGAACGAAAACCGTGGCCGATGTGCTGGCGGCCATCGACGACCAGATCGCGTCCCTCAGTGCCGACCAACGACGGGCAGCAGCGGTCGGCGAAATTGGTGGGAGCGACCTTGCGGCTCGCCTAGCGAAGGTCTCGGAGGCCGCGTCACGAATTGCTGAAGTGGCCGAACCTCTCATCAAGGAACGCCTCGAAGTTTTGAGCGCCGCAAATGGTTTCGCTTCAGCGGGCGGCGACCTCCGTGGCCCCATTGCTTGCCCGGCGTGCGGCAAAGAAATCGACGCTGACGAGTTCCGGGAGCATGTGGCCAACGAGCGAGACCGGCTGTCAGCAACACAGAAAATGTATGACGAGCATAGGGCGGCCGTCGGGGAAGTATGCGACGAGGTCGCCCGCCTACGGACAGTTTTCGGGAGGGAGGATTTGGCCGGTTGGCGGGCTGGCCTATCAGCCGACCTTGCTGAGCATGCCGCCTACCTCGCTGCGCTCGCACCTGCCGACCTGAGAAACGGGTGCGGTTCGGAAGATATTGCGGAGCTTCAGGCAAGGGTTCTGCCGCTTGTCGCGCGTGCGGCCAAGGACGGTAAGGCCTCTCCCCCACAGGTTCAGACTTTGGTGGATCATCAGGCGGAGGGCAGGACTCTCCAAGAGTCCCTGAAGGCTGGTCCACTGCGGGCGGGACTGAACCGAGCCGGCGCCCTGATCAGACTCGTCAAGGAGCTAGAGGCTGGGGTTAGGGAGGAAATTGCGGAGCGGGCGCGCACGACCTTTGAAAGCATTTCCGGTGACGTGCAGCGGTATTGGAAGGTCCTCCAGCCCAAAGACGTGATCACGGACGTGCGGCTCGTGGTACCTGAGGATAATGACAAAGCCGTGGAAGTCGCTCTCCGCTTTCACGGGAAAGCTCAAGATAGCCCGCGCCTTACCCTTTCGGAAGGTCAGCGCAACGCTCTCGGACTCTGCATCTTTCTGGCAATGGCGCACAAGGCTGCGGACAAGGACTGTCCCATCATCCTCGACGATGTGGTTATCAGTTTCGACCGCGAACATCGCTCAAGGGTTGCGGCTTTGCTGCGGCAGGAATTTGCGGACCGGCAGGTCGTCCTGCTGACCCATGACCGAGAATGGTTTTTCGAACTGCAGCGCACCCTGCCTCGTACACACTGGGGGTTCCAGCGGCTTCTACCGTTCACCACGCCGATCTCCGGGATCAACTTCGCAGACCACGGCGTAGACATCACGGCGGCGAAGGCGCGGGCGAAGACGGAGCCTGAAGAAGCCTTAGGAAACGTCCGCAGATTGATGGATGTGGCGCTTAGTGAGGTGGCGGAGAGGATCGGTCTAGCCGTCCCGCACATGCGAGGCGATGGCAACGACCACCGCACCGCTGGTCAGTTTCTCGTGGCTCTGGAGCGCGCGGCCGCCAAATCCTTCCGCAAGAAAGCTGGGGAAGCCTACGTTCCTAACGATGACGCTCTCGCTGCGATCAAGAAGACGAAGCCTGAGCTGGCAATCTGGGCAAACCGAGGGACCCATACCTTCAGCGGCAGCACGACCGAAGCGGAGGAACTGATCGACGGATGCGAGGCCGTCCTCGGAGCTTTCATGTGCGATAGTTGTGGGACCCCGGTCGGCGCCTATGACTCGACAGGAGGTAAGGTCGAATGTCGGTGCGGCAACCTGCAATGGCGGCCGGGGTAG
- a CDS encoding tyrosine-type recombinase/integrase — protein MSHSQYDPALQSRPAWNAGRSVGIKRPLTQKQIWAIRFFLDREGRVRDRALFDLAIDSKLRGCDLVKVKIGDLVSGVNVRTRSIVVQQKTGRPVQFELTSDVRGSLLAWLECRGGSIQDFAFPSRANPAEHLSVRQYARLLHEWIDAVGLPSAEYGTHSLRRTKAAMIYRATGNLRAIQILLGHSKIENTVRYLGVDVEDALLLAERTEI, from the coding sequence ATGTCACATTCGCAGTACGATCCAGCTCTACAGTCGCGGCCCGCATGGAACGCTGGAAGGTCGGTAGGTATAAAAAGACCGCTGACGCAGAAGCAGATTTGGGCAATACGCTTTTTTCTAGATCGAGAAGGTCGCGTCCGCGATAGGGCACTTTTCGATTTGGCGATCGATAGCAAGCTACGTGGCTGTGACCTTGTCAAGGTCAAGATCGGCGATCTAGTCTCGGGCGTAAATGTCAGAACCCGCTCGATTGTCGTGCAGCAGAAGACAGGCAGGCCAGTGCAGTTTGAACTGACCTCGGATGTGCGGGGAAGCCTGCTGGCTTGGCTAGAGTGCCGGGGCGGATCAATCCAGGATTTTGCATTCCCAAGTCGGGCGAACCCGGCTGAGCACCTAAGCGTGAGGCAATACGCACGCCTCCTGCACGAGTGGATAGATGCCGTGGGTCTACCAAGCGCGGAGTACGGCACGCACTCTCTGCGCCGCACCAAGGCCGCGATGATCTATCGGGCAACAGGAAATTTGCGTGCGATCCAGATCCTGCTGGGTCACTCTAAGATTGAAAACACTGTCCGATACCTCGGCGTCGATGTGGAGGACGCGCTGCTGCTTGCCGAGCGGACGGAGATTTGA
- a CDS encoding ATP-binding protein — translation MLLGLAAALLLPLSIYILVNASVTYRENRHAAEDATLARARNVADDVDDRLTLVAQEMRILGTIRSIREQNWKEAQARSREIARLDVDWRNVSLIDLARGATVFDLSTSAPLSRIVDVDAARAIARRTRRPVFSGIVRDAQGVPVIRASMPIGMDGKPRYLMVVTLDPSLVQRILMASASSDGVSAVVDPQGRFIARSKAWPTRLGTPATSYVRNAIARGRSGFYRSITWEKLSTWTGFTTLPDSGWSVHVAVPSASLDRSQFGSHLASLLATAASLTLAGLLIFVIMRLIATSRASDLRAQQAERLEAVGKLTGGIAHDFNNMLAIVIGSLDLAQRKLAKGNTDIVRHMDNAMDGARRAADLTRRLLAFSRRQPLAPAVVDVNALIETMGALLSQTLSGDIRIQTVLADDLWATFVDPGQLENAIINLAVNARDAMPAGGTLTITTANRIGADGEQIAIQVSDTGVGMDARVAARAFEPFFTTKEVGRGTGLGLSQIHGFALQSGGNATISSALGEGTTVTILLPRRVVSAEEHRQTHLLRQDQMAPTGRPEEIILIVEDEDQVRETNVEALRSLGYTVRHAASAEEALNILETQPGVKLLLSDIVMPGMNGRDLAKRVAAVYPATRILLVTGFERDQDELDEKRILRKPFGIGELARRIRTELDQAA, via the coding sequence ATGCTGCTGGGCCTGGCTGCAGCCCTGCTGCTTCCGCTCTCGATCTACATTCTGGTCAATGCCAGCGTCACCTATCGCGAAAACCGCCATGCGGCAGAAGACGCCACCCTGGCACGGGCCCGCAACGTAGCCGACGACGTCGACGACAGGCTTACGCTGGTTGCGCAGGAGATGCGAATCCTTGGCACCATCCGTTCCATCCGGGAGCAAAACTGGAAGGAGGCACAGGCGCGTTCGCGCGAAATTGCGCGGCTAGATGTGGACTGGCGAAACGTCTCGCTGATTGACCTCGCTAGAGGCGCGACCGTTTTCGATCTGAGCACCTCCGCACCACTATCACGGATCGTCGATGTCGACGCGGCGCGCGCGATCGCCCGCCGAACGCGACGGCCTGTGTTCAGCGGGATCGTGCGAGACGCACAAGGCGTGCCCGTGATCAGAGCCAGCATGCCTATAGGCATGGACGGGAAGCCACGGTACCTCATGGTGGTCACCTTGGATCCCTCGCTTGTGCAGCGCATCCTTATGGCCTCGGCTAGCTCTGATGGCGTTAGCGCGGTGGTTGACCCGCAAGGCCGCTTCATCGCCCGCAGCAAAGCTTGGCCGACTCGCCTTGGAACGCCTGCCACCAGCTACGTTCGCAATGCCATCGCGCGTGGTCGGTCCGGCTTCTATCGGAGCATCACGTGGGAGAAGCTATCCACATGGACGGGGTTCACCACGCTCCCAGACAGCGGATGGTCGGTACACGTGGCGGTCCCTTCGGCGTCGCTGGATCGATCACAGTTCGGATCGCACTTGGCATCGCTGCTGGCGACGGCGGCCAGCCTAACGCTCGCCGGTCTCCTGATCTTCGTGATCATGCGGCTTATAGCCACCAGTCGAGCCTCAGATCTCCGCGCCCAGCAGGCCGAGCGGCTCGAGGCGGTGGGTAAGCTCACCGGCGGCATTGCACACGACTTCAACAATATGCTGGCTATCGTCATCGGCAGCCTTGATCTTGCCCAGCGGAAACTGGCGAAGGGCAACACGGACATCGTACGTCACATGGATAACGCCATGGACGGCGCAAGGCGTGCTGCCGATCTGACCCGGAGGCTACTCGCTTTCTCTCGCCGCCAGCCGCTAGCCCCAGCAGTCGTGGACGTGAACGCCCTGATCGAGACGATGGGCGCCCTTCTGAGCCAAACCCTCTCTGGCGACATACGAATTCAAACGGTGCTGGCGGATGATCTTTGGGCCACCTTCGTCGATCCCGGGCAACTCGAGAATGCGATCATCAACCTGGCCGTGAACGCACGCGACGCGATGCCGGCTGGCGGGACGCTGACCATCACGACCGCGAACCGCATCGGGGCCGACGGCGAGCAGATAGCGATCCAAGTCTCGGACACTGGCGTGGGCATGGATGCGCGGGTCGCCGCACGGGCTTTCGAGCCCTTCTTCACAACCAAGGAAGTCGGACGGGGAACTGGTCTTGGGTTGTCGCAAATCCATGGGTTCGCCCTTCAGTCGGGAGGGAACGCGACGATCTCATCGGCCCTTGGCGAAGGCACCACAGTGACGATTCTTTTGCCACGCCGGGTCGTTAGCGCTGAGGAGCACCGTCAGACGCATCTCCTCCGCCAGGATCAGATGGCCCCAACCGGCCGGCCCGAGGAGATCATTCTGATCGTTGAGGACGAAGATCAGGTCCGCGAGACAAACGTCGAGGCGCTTCGCAGTCTTGGCTATACGGTACGCCATGCAGCGAGCGCCGAGGAAGCACTCAACATTCTGGAAACGCAGCCGGGGGTGAAGCTCCTGCTGTCCGACATTGTAATGCCCGGAATGAACGGCCGCGACCTGGCCAAGCGAGTTGCAGCCGTCTATCCAGCAACTCGCATCCTGCTGGTGACCGGTTTTGAGCGGGATCAGGATGAGCTCGACGAAAAGCGGATCCTTCGCAAGCCATTCGGGATTGGCGAATTAGCACGTCGGATACGCACCGAGCTCGACCAGGCGGCGTGA
- a CDS encoding helix-turn-helix transcriptional regulator codes for MAQDDPKGLGAYVKLQRGQLRWKRELLASMAGVSLSTVERIERGDPVRPAALERIAVALGLDNDTFTRPRIPLTDVEQQAWLERTFGWLKTHVPVKVAQLRHERQLRSLAATQFVVLESDLGSDAADDLAELREWLDLTGFIRGTVDGTFSPPPEPGFRMRSLYADVFEHARNMERRHRAVCLVGTYMADTDLPLLPEAEIGMLALRSKERNPAAAKIDVLFAERRIAREDIAWNS; via the coding sequence ATGGCACAAGACGATCCCAAGGGTCTAGGCGCTTACGTGAAGCTGCAGCGTGGGCAACTCCGTTGGAAGCGAGAACTGCTCGCGTCCATGGCGGGGGTCTCGTTGTCTACCGTCGAACGGATTGAGCGTGGCGATCCTGTTCGACCCGCGGCACTCGAGCGGATCGCAGTTGCGCTTGGCCTAGATAACGACACCTTCACGCGTCCGCGGATACCGTTGACCGATGTGGAACAGCAGGCTTGGCTCGAACGCACCTTCGGCTGGCTCAAGACCCATGTGCCCGTGAAGGTGGCGCAGCTCCGCCACGAGCGCCAGCTTCGTTCGCTCGCCGCGACGCAGTTCGTGGTGCTCGAGAGCGATCTTGGGAGCGACGCGGCTGATGACCTCGCGGAGCTGAGGGAATGGCTTGACCTCACGGGTTTCATCCGCGGCACGGTGGACGGCACCTTTTCACCACCTCCTGAACCGGGATTTCGTATGCGGAGCCTTTACGCTGACGTCTTCGAACATGCCCGCAACATGGAGCGTCGCCATCGGGCGGTATGTCTCGTCGGCACCTACATGGCCGACACCGATCTACCCCTGCTGCCGGAGGCTGAGATTGGTATGCTGGCGCTTAGATCGAAGGAGCGTAACCCTGCTGCGGCCAAAATAGACGTGCTTTTCGCTGAACGCAGGATCGCGCGGGAGGACATCGCGTGGAACAGCTAA
- a CDS encoding DUF6118 family protein → MSRKLAGLTAAVDGFAARQQELHARDYGPDLEKIRDGYDKVCGAINVLAKRPAMTLTPQDVAKQIESAGAQGRADVHRAWTGANHALSSTVQELKGVVASAHSAETQQLWIAGAAALALVVGFAFGTVVPPVIAQLAPESWHWPEERAAAMLRRTPWDAGVRLMHVADPQQTRALADATRLAKDNADVLTECRKRAEQLSAPVKCSMEIHQAEID, encoded by the coding sequence ATGTCGCGCAAGCTGGCCGGGCTGACTGCTGCGGTTGATGGCTTCGCGGCCCGGCAGCAGGAATTGCATGCGCGTGATTATGGGCCGGACCTGGAGAAGATCCGTGACGGCTACGACAAGGTGTGCGGCGCGATCAACGTCCTCGCCAAGCGCCCAGCGATGACATTGACGCCCCAGGATGTCGCGAAGCAGATCGAATCGGCTGGCGCGCAAGGGCGTGCGGACGTTCATCGCGCTTGGACCGGCGCCAACCATGCCCTGAGCAGCACAGTGCAAGAGCTGAAGGGGGTGGTCGCATCGGCCCATTCCGCGGAGACCCAGCAGCTGTGGATCGCGGGGGCAGCCGCTTTGGCACTAGTGGTAGGCTTCGCGTTTGGCACGGTAGTGCCACCGGTTATCGCCCAGCTCGCGCCCGAGAGCTGGCATTGGCCAGAGGAGCGGGCTGCAGCAATGCTCAGGCGCACACCTTGGGACGCGGGCGTGCGGCTCATGCACGTTGCAGATCCACAGCAGACACGGGCACTGGCCGACGCCACTCGGCTCGCGAAGGACAATGCGGATGTGCTTACAGAATGCCGGAAACGTGCAGAGCAGCTCAGTGCTCCAGTAAAGTGCTCCATGGAGATCCACCAAGCAGAGATCGATTGA
- a CDS encoding PIN domain-containing protein, with protein MSEPRIEADVERIPDSKKFGAIALDTSVIEALGTKLESGLLEQLSQFVGGPIKVLLPEIVIRELRSHLTASGQTAGTSLRSGLRGLQVGKLITAAQAQIVEAVVDALDDIPMLVDARLDRFQQMVAAEILPGSLADSGRLSALYFAGDAPFGTNANKKHEFPDAIALLSIEQWAKDHGKPVLVVAKDGDWAAFGAANSDHVTVVDDLGAALELLQEHADQVRARVMTLLTIREDVVQQIISAAIEGMASWPVEAEYSSVRYAEIGDAGFLPATAEIVKADDVIEFSIVSAKEDEVVVRIPVRVTGRAYSDFSVSVWDSIDKEYVGLGGARSEVSFEEEAAVLATFSVTELLDDVELLDTEFIDADGWVDFGMVEPNFREEEPE; from the coding sequence TTGAGCGAACCGCGAATTGAAGCCGATGTTGAGCGAATCCCGGACTCGAAGAAATTCGGTGCGATCGCGCTCGATACGAGCGTGATCGAAGCCCTCGGGACAAAGCTAGAATCCGGCCTTCTGGAGCAATTATCTCAGTTTGTAGGCGGTCCGATCAAGGTCTTGCTGCCCGAGATCGTCATCCGGGAGCTGCGCAGCCATTTGACGGCATCGGGCCAGACTGCAGGCACCAGCCTTCGCAGCGGCTTGCGCGGACTCCAAGTTGGTAAGCTTATTACCGCCGCCCAGGCACAGATAGTCGAAGCCGTGGTCGATGCGCTGGATGACATCCCGATGCTGGTGGACGCACGTCTCGATCGATTCCAGCAGATGGTTGCAGCGGAAATCCTGCCAGGGTCGCTCGCCGATTCCGGACGGCTGTCCGCCCTGTATTTCGCAGGGGACGCGCCGTTCGGAACGAATGCCAACAAGAAACACGAATTCCCGGATGCGATCGCGCTCTTGTCGATCGAACAATGGGCCAAAGACCATGGCAAGCCTGTCCTCGTGGTGGCAAAGGACGGTGACTGGGCGGCCTTCGGGGCTGCGAACTCAGATCATGTGACGGTGGTCGACGATCTCGGCGCCGCCCTTGAGCTGCTGCAAGAGCATGCAGACCAGGTCCGCGCCCGAGTCATGACGCTCCTCACAATAAGAGAAGACGTTGTTCAGCAAATCATCTCTGCTGCAATCGAAGGAATGGCCTCGTGGCCGGTTGAGGCGGAGTATAGCTCGGTGCGCTATGCCGAAATTGGTGATGCCGGGTTTCTTCCGGCGACGGCGGAAATCGTCAAAGCCGACGATGTTATCGAATTTTCTATCGTCTCAGCCAAAGAGGATGAGGTCGTGGTCCGCATCCCGGTTCGGGTGACCGGCAGGGCTTATAGCGACTTCAGCGTCTCTGTCTGGGATTCAATAGACAAGGAATATGTCGGTCTCGGTGGGGCGCGTTCGGAGGTGAGTTTCGAGGAGGAAGCCGCCGTGCTGGCGACATTCTCGGTGACGGAGCTGCTCGACGATGTCGAGCTACTGGATACTGAGTTCATCGACGCAGATGGATGGGTCGACTTCGGCATGGTCGAGCCGAACTTTCGCGAGGAAGAGCCGGAATGA